TACATCTGCACGCTACCGCTGTGGGTCGACTACTTCCTGCACCACGACAACTGGATCCACGGCCCTGGCTCCTGCAAGCTTTTCGGGTTCATCTTCTATACCAACATCTACATCAGCATCGCCTTCCTCTGCTGCATCTCAGTGGATCGCTACCTGGCCGTGGCCCACCCACTACGGTTCGCCCGCCTGCGCCGGGTTAAGACAGCCGTGGCCGTGAGCTCCGTGGTCTGGGCCACAGAGCTGGGCGCCAACTCGGCACCCCTGTTCCATGATGAGCTCTTCCGCGATCGCTACAACCATACCTTCTGCTTTGAGAAGTTCCCCATGGAGGGCTGGGTGGCCTGGATGAATCTCTACCGGGTCTTTGTGGGCTTCCTGTTTCCATGGGCCCTCATGCTGCTGTCCTACCGGGGGATCCTGCGGGCTGTGCGGGGTAGCGTGTCCACCGAGCGCCAGGAGAAGGCCAAGATCAAGCGGCTGGCCCTGAGCCTCATTGCCATCGTGCTGTTCTGCTTTGCGCCCTACCATGTGCTCCTGCTTTCCCGCAGTGCTGTCTACCTGGGCCGCCCCTGGGACTGTGGCTTTGAGGAGAGTGTCTTCTCCGCGTACCACAGCTCGCTGGCCTTCACCAGTCTCAACTGCGTGGCTGACCCCATCCTTTACTGCCTCGTCAACGAGGGCGCTCGCA
The Saccopteryx bilineata isolate mSacBil1 chromosome 3, mSacBil1_pri_phased_curated, whole genome shotgun sequence DNA segment above includes these coding regions:
- the GPR4 gene encoding G-protein coupled receptor 4, producing the protein MLRMGNRTWEGCHVDSRMDHLFPPSLYIFVIGVGLPTNCLALWAAYRQVRQRNELGVYLMNLSIADLLYICTLPLWVDYFLHHDNWIHGPGSCKLFGFIFYTNIYISIAFLCCISVDRYLAVAHPLRFARLRRVKTAVAVSSVVWATELGANSAPLFHDELFRDRYNHTFCFEKFPMEGWVAWMNLYRVFVGFLFPWALMLLSYRGILRAVRGSVSTERQEKAKIKRLALSLIAIVLFCFAPYHVLLLSRSAVYLGRPWDCGFEESVFSAYHSSLAFTSLNCVADPILYCLVNEGARSDVAKALHHLLHFLASDKPQEMANASITLDTPLTSKRNSTAKAVVAGWVAAPPSQEDQVQLKMLPLAQ